The genomic DNA CCCTCGTCACCACTGGACTGATGGAAAACTTGAAACGCTTCCTCGCCCACGCCGAAGACTACGACGCCAACGCGGTGATCGACTACTTCTGCGGGGCCGAGGCCAAGCTACCGGCCACCGTCTAAAAATACGATTTATATCCCCAAAACAAAGGCGTCGCGCAAGCGGCGCCTTTTGTTTTTTCCACCTTCGAAAGCCGCCAAGCCACCCCTAGCTGACGGCCGGACAACTCGCAACGGCCTCGTCATCGCCCTTGATCAGATTTCGTATCCATTTCTTGGATCCGAAGCGCCAAACGCACAAGAAGACCTTCACGAACTCCTCCGAGTTGATGGCGAGGAAAACCATGTACAGCGGCAGCTTCCAAACGAAGGCCGCCAAATAGGTGAGCACGATGCCCACCGCCCATTGGCAAAAGATGTCGAGACCGAGACAAAACCGCGCATCGCCGCCGCTGCGCAACAACCCCACGATCACCGTCACGTTGATGGAGCGAAATCCGCTCACGAACGCCAGGGCCGACAAGACCTGCAGAGCCTCGCTCAACGTCTCCTCTTCGATGGCCGGATAGAAGCTCAAGATCAAACCGCGACTGCTCCAAATCAACGCGCAGGAAAACACGGCGCACATCATCGACCAGACCAGGAAGGCCTTGCCCTCGCTCCATGCCGCGGAGTAATCCTCCGCTCCCAATCGATGTCCAGTGATGACCGACGCCGCGGTGGCGATGCCGACATAGAGAGCGACGATGATCGACTCGATGGGCGTGATCATCGAGAGCACCGCCAACTGACTCGTGCCCATGCGCCCTACCAGTATGTTATATATCAATACGCCCATCGACCAGACCACGCCATTGACAGCCAGCGGCAGGCTCACCCTCGCCACCTTGCGCCACAATCCGCTTTGCAAACCGAGCTTCAGATCGCTCCAACGACAGGCCAGCGGATTCTTCCTCAAATAGACGAAAGCGATCAGACAGGCCGCCTCCAGCAGAGAACTGATCAGCGTCGCGTAAGCCGCCCCATCGAGGCCGAGAGCGGGAAAACCGCCATGGCCGAAAATCAGCAAGTAGTTCAATAGGACGTTCGACCCAACGCCGATCACGCTCAAGCGCATGCTGATCTTCGCCTGCCCAATGCTGCGCAAGGCCACCGAAAACACAGTGCCCAAGATCAGCGGCAGCGACATCAAGCCCGCAATGCGCAGGTAGGAGCCGCCTAGGGCGATCACTTCCGCGTCCTTGCTCGCCAAGCCCACCATCGCCTCCGGCAAACCGAAGCACAAAGCGATAAACAGCAGCGCGAAGGGCAGACCGAGCAGCAGCGAGATCGCGGTGGAGCGACGGGCTCCCTCCCGACTCTTGGCCCCCCAATGCTGGCTCACGATCACCCCGCCTCCGCTGGCGATGCCAAAAAGCGCCAGATTCATCACGAAGATGATGCGACCGGAAAACCCGACCGCCGCCACCTCGCTGACACCGAGATGGGACGTCATCATGATATCCGCAAGCGAGCGCGACGAAAACATCAGCGTCTGCAAGCACACCGGTATGGCCGTCGCCAGCAAACGCCGAACAAACGCCGGCTCAAAACTCAGTTTCACACTTTCCCAGATCATCCTTAACCGTTCCCTTCCAAACCCCGGTCCGCGACGCGCAGTTTCCAAATCAACCCCGCGAACCCATACGCGCCGAACCACGAGACCGCGGCGACATGGCCCGCAATCTCGCCACAAAAAAAGAAGCCAGACCGAATGCGGACGAGCAAAGCCAGCGGCAAGTCTTTTTGCGGGGAGAGATCGCTCCCATGTAAGAGCGCTCCATGCCGCACAAGCCTACAACGCTGCAGGCTTGTGCGGCATGCGGGCGGCTTTCGTCCTATAGACGACCGACCTTTCTCAGCCGCTTACGCCTCGGCGCGAAGCTTTCCGCGAAGCTGCCGCTCCACCAGAAACGGGGCTATCGGAAGCAGCGAGGCGACGAAATAAAGCGCTCCGCGGGTGAGCGGCCACTTGAAGCGCAGCATAGCGTCGACCAGCAATGCCGCGTAGGCGATGAACAGAATCCCGTGGGCCCAGCCGACGTACTTCACCGCATCCGGCCAGCCGGCCAAGTACTTCAGCGGCATGGCGATGCCGAGCAATACCACGTACGAAACTCCCTCCCAAAACGCGACCTTGCAGAAGCGCTCCAGCCTTTCCCTGTCCTTGGCGTTGTTCATTGGCTCCCGACTCAAAGAGCTGAGCGCCGGAAATCAAGCCAGACCGGATCCGGAGACGGCTATTCGCCGGCCAGCAAGGAGCTGAAGTTCACATCCGCCGCCAGCACCCCCTCGAAGGCGCCGTCCGCCCCGAGGATGGCCCGCGAGACCGTGAAGCAAAAGCTGTCGGTCGCCACGGAGCGATAGATGTCCGACACCGCAGTTGCCTCCCCCCGCCCGTCGCAGGCTCGGCGAAACCAATCGCGACGCGTCCAATCCTTGCCGATCGCTTCCCGCTCCGGCTTGGAGCCGTCGTTTCGTACGTTCGCCGTCTGCTGCACCCCAGAAGCGTCCGTCATGTACATCAGCTCGAAGATGGGAAACTGGTTAACCAGTTCCGCCAGCCTCCGCTCTCGACTGCTCGCGGTGCCGAGACGGATTTCACGATCGCTGGCGATCTGGTCGAAAATGCGAGTGGCTTTCCGATGGGCCTGGATGCGAAAGGTTCCCACCGACAGCAGCAGGTGCTCGCAAAGCTCCCTCACCGCCGAGCCGGACTCCGCCACCCGCATGGCCGAAGCGGAATGCTGCTCCGCGATGGCGGCGATGGAGCCCACCTTGTCGCCAAGAGCCAATATGCTGGCAGAAGACCCGTCACCCCGCTGCGTCGCGTCCAATCCGGCGGCCAGCACCGCCTTCTGAATACAGGATTCGATGGAGGTCACCTTATCTCCCACGCTGGCCGTAGCGCTGGAGGTCCGGCCGGCCAAACTCTCCACCTCCACCGCCACCGCTTCGAAGGCCCGACCAGACTTTCCCGCGTTAGCCGCTTCGATGCCGGCATTGATCGCCAGAATCTTGCTTTGATTGGCCAGCCGTTTGATGGAGTCCACGATCTCGCCAATGCTGCTGGACGAGAGCTTGAGCCCTTCCATGGCCTGTTCGAGCTCCTTGGCCATCTTCTGGGCGTCGTTGGCAATGCGCGTGGCATCCTCCGCCTGACGTTCCGCGCCCGCCGCCATCTCGCTGGCCAGGTCCGCCAGATCAGGAGCCAACTTGGAGAGGGCGATCGACGCCCGGGCGATGTCGGATATGCGACGTTCCTGCAACTCACCGGAAGCCGAAGGCCTGGCCTGGGCGCTCGGAGCCCGCGCCACCGGGCCTTCCTTTACAATCGATGACTTGCTTCTGCTTAACCTATTAAAAATCATAAAACGCTTCGGAGAGCATGGCATGTACCTCGCGCGGCTTTCGCGGGCCATTAGCAGCCTTTTTACAGATCGCCCCACCGATCGCTCAGATTGAATCAGATCGGCACGTTCGAGCGCCGTTCGCCAGCGGCGCAAGCTGCTCAAAAGCCTTCATCGTCATGCAGTTGTCTACGCGAGCTGCGCTCTCGTTTCTTCGAATGCGCCCATCGAAGTGATAGCCTGCTGCAGGCCCGCTAATACCTGCGGCTGTTCTTTGAACAACGGGGCGAACCGGGTTCCTTCACCCCAAACCCAAACAGCAAATGGAATCAGACAACTCTCGAACCATCGGCGGCGAGCGAAAGCTCAGACAGATCGTCAACGCCTCCATGCAAATCAGCGACGCCATGGCGTCGGTCTCTTTCGCCGCGGGCGACACCCGCGAAATCAACGAGCGCATCATGTCGATCACCGCCGCGGTCGAGCAATCCGCTTCCGCCATCGAGGAGATCGCCCAGACCACCGAACGGGCCAGCGCCTTCGCGGGCGAGTGCAAGTCGAACATGGGCGCGGCTCGGCGAGCGTTTCGAGAAACCGAGGAAGCGGTGGGCGAGGTGGCTACGCAGGCCGAGACTAGCCTCCAGCAATCCCTTGCCTTGGAGAAGGAATCCAAGGAGATCAGCGAAATCGTCGACATCATCGCAGGCATCGCCAACCAGACCAAGATGCTTGCCCTCAACGCCAACATCGAGGCCGCACGAGCCGGCGAAGCAGGACGAGGCTTCTCAGTGGTGGCGAGCGAGGTCAAAAACCTCTCTCTGGAAACTCAAGCCGCCACCGAACGCATCGGCCAGACCATCGACCGGATTCAGACCCAGCTGGGACGCATGGTCGCCCGCATGCAAACCACCCAGAAAAGCGCCCTGAAGGGGAAGGCGGCCTTGATCGAAGCGTCCGACATCATCGATGATTCGTGCGACAAGATGTCGGAAATCGCCAGCCAGGCCCAGACCACCGCCGCCAGCGTCACCGAGCAAAGCGCATCGCTCTCCGAAATCACCGAATCGGCGGCTGCCATATCCAGCCTGGCCGACAAGTCGATCGTCAACTCGGAAGCCGCGCTCGACTCGGTCAGCCAAACCGAAAGCATCGTGGAAGAGCTGTTTCAGGAGCTGACCGACATCGATCAGGACCTGCTGGTCCTCTACCGAGCCCAGTCCGACCACTTCATCTGGAAAAAGCACCTGGCGGAGCTGCTGGCCGGCCGATCCGCTCTCAACAGCATGGAGCTGAAGGACTGCCACCAATGCCGACTGGGCAAATGGTACGACAAGGCGAAAGACGATCCGCGCTTCAGCGCCAATCCCGCCTTCAAAACCCTTTTCGATCCACACCACAAAGTGCACGAGCTCGGCCGCGTCGCCACCGAGCGCTACGCCCAGAGCAATCGACGCGGAGCCATCGAGGCGTATCTCGAGCTCGAAAAAGAGAGCCAAGAGGTGGTCCGTCTGCTCGACCAGCTCATTCAGGACACGAAACGATCCAGCTCGCTCGAGCGGTCCTGATTCCGCTTACCCCGCCTCGTACGTCCTGTGAAAGAAACGGAGGGGGTCGCTTTGGCGATCCCCTCTTAAACATTTGCCGAGACTCGTCGGGAAACGAAGCCCGGCTCCGCCTTCCTGTCGGCCTCCCGTACGCGCGAAACGCCGCCGCTAGCAACCAGGCTCCACGATCTCGATCACGTCCTGCTTATTGGGCACCATGCAGAGAAATTCGAAGCCCTTCTCCGCGTCCGCCTTGTAGGAATGCGGCACTCCAGCGGGGATGTAGACCACGTCGCCTTCGCTGATTTGGTAAACCGTTTCTCCGATCACCACCTCGGCGGATCCTTTCAGAATGTATTGCTCGTGCTCCACCGTGTTGGTGTGCAGAGGCATGCCTCCGCCGGGCTCCATCACAAAGCGTCGCAGGGCGAAATGCGGCGCTTGCTCGCTCGAAATCATCACCGAGCGGCAGGTTCCCGCTCCGGCTCCGACTTTTTCCAATGGAAAGCTCTCCGCTCTGCGGACCATCACCTCGTTCGTATCGCTCATGGCTACTCTACTTTCGCTGCTGTTGGAGGAAGCACCCACGGAGGGACTTCCGAAACGTTTCGCCATAGTCTCGCCATTCGAGGGCTGGGCACAATGCTAAAGCCAAGCTTCCCCGTCGTTCGCTTCCGGGATCAATCGACCTTCAACTCCGACCAGAGGTCGTCTGAGCTTCGGGCGCTGGCAAACGCATCCTCGCCCGCATCCCGACCCTTGGGCCTGGAGGAGCGATTCGACGCAGCCGCAGCAGCGGCCGTCTCTCCACCGCGAATCTGATCCGCTCCGATGAGATGGCGGAGCTCGTCCACCGTATCGGTGACCTGACCGAGCTTCTGGCGCAGGGCTCGCGTGGCGCTGGCGGTTTCCTCCGCCGCAGCGGCGTTGCTTTGCGTCACTTGGTCGATGTCGAAGACCGAACTGCGCAGCTGTCCGATGCCTTCGCTCTGCTGCATGCTGGCCTCCGCCACTTGCTCCGCGATGGAATCCACCTGGCGATTGATTTCGACGATGGCCCGCAAGCGCTTCATCACCGCTTCGGTCAGCTCCACGCCTTGCTGGGTCTTGGAAATGGCGTTTTCGATCTTCGCGGTAGTTTCGTTGGCAGCTTGGGCGCTGCGCTGGGCGAGGTTGCGCACCTCGTCCGCCACCACCGCGAACCCCGCTCCGGACTCGCCAGCCCGAGCCGCTTCCACCGCGGCGTTTAGAGCGAGAATGTTCGTCTGGAAAGCGATTTCGTCGATGGTCTTCACGATTTGTCCGATTTCGTCGCTGCTGGTCTTGATGCCGAGCATGGCCTCGGTCATCGCCTCCATTTCACGGGCCCCTTGGTCCGCGGCATCGCGGGCCTGCGAAGTGAGGCGATTTGCCTCCTGGGCGTGAGCGGTGTTTTTCTCGGTCATGGACGCCATCTCCTCCAGCGAGCTGCTGGTTTCCTCCAAGCTCGCCGCTTGCCGACTGGCCCCATCGGCGAGATTGGAACTGGAGTTGGCCAGCTGCTCGGATTCGCTGAGCAAGGAGCGGGAGGTGGCTCGGAGGGATTCCGTGATGCCCCCAAAAGTGGCGTTCAAGGTGCGAGCCACCAGGAAGAGGGCGACGAGCGAAAGGACGGTGCCCGCCCCGCCCAGAACGAGAACCGTCCAGTAGGCAGTGCCAAAGCTCGCGATGAGAGCCTGGCTGGCGGCGCTGGTCTGCTGCAGGTCCAGCACGCCTTGCTCGAGCTGGGTGAAGAAATATAGGGCGGTGAATGCCACCACTCCGGCGGCGCTCATGACGATGGCGAAACCGAGGGCGATCTTTGCTCGTGGGGTGAGTCGGGTCATGGTGTAAAACGGTCGTGGGTTGACGGAGTCCGAGCGTCGAGCGCTCCGGTTGAACCGAGAAGCTGAAAGCCAGCTCCCCCCTCACCTTCGTCTAGAAATCGAGCCCAATTGACCGCGGGCGACGAGGTTTAAACTTTGTTTACGCCTCGTCGCATGGCTCCGCGCCCGAGCCCTACCGGAGTCCCCGGAAGGGACACCCGCACGGCTAGTTCCAGCTCACCAAGTCCTCTTGGGAAAATCGCGAAAGGCCGCTCTGGTTGGAATCGGCTTTCGAGGAGCCGCCGGCGGACGGGCGCGAGGAAGCGGGCTGGCTCCCGCGCCGATTCGACAGCTCCTCCTGCCCGAGGATGCCGTCAATGCTGCGCAGAGCGTCGGCCAGACGCTGCGAGAGCTGGCGCAAGGATTGGGCGTCCTGCTCGTTTCGCTCCGCGTTCGCCGCGGAAGCCTGAGTGACGGCATCGATATCAGTCATGGCTCTAGCCACCTGTCCGAGGCCTTCGCTTTGCTCGCGCGAAGAAACGGTGATGTCTCCCACCAGCTGGTCCACTTGCTTCGAAATGTCGAAAATCTCTTCCAGCTGAGAAGCTACCGCTTCGCTGATCTCCACGCCGCGTCGGCTCCGGGTCACCGCATCGTCGATCTTGGATGCGGTTTCCTGTGCCGCCACCGCGCTGCGTTGAGCGAGATTTCTCACTTCGTCCGCCACCACGGCGAATCCTGCCCCAGCTTCCCCGGCCCGAGCCGCTTCCACCGCGGCGTTGAGAGCGAGGATGTTGGTCTGGAACGCGATCTCGTCGATGGTCTTGAGGATCTGAGCCACGCTGTCGCTCGAAGCGCGAATCTCTTGCATGGCGCGCGTCATGGTCGCGACTTGCTCGGCCCCCTTTTCCGCGATCTGGCGGGCGTTGGAGGAGAGTCGCTTGGCGTTTTCAGCGCTGTCGGCATTGCTCTGCGTGCTGGAGCTGATCTGCTCCAAAGAGGCGGACGTCTCTTCGATGGAAGCCGCCTGTCGACTGGCTCCGCCGGCGAGCTCGCGCGAGGAATCGCTCAGGCGTCCGGTCTGCTCGTCGACCGAAAAAGCAATCTCGCCAAGGTGCTCGGCTATCACCGCCTGCGCCTTCACAAAGCTGCGGTAGCGCTGGGAGATGTAATACGCCGGCAATCCCGTGACCACCACGAATGCGGCATGCAGGGCGACGATTCCCAAGCTCGCCTGGTAGTTAAACAGGCTCTCGGGGGCGATGAAGAAAAACGCCACGTGGTGGATGGCGGTGGTGGCAGCGGCCGCGATCACAGCGGAGCGCGACGCCAATGCGATGATCGCCGCCAAAGACGCGAAGACGTGAAAGTGCATTTCAATCATGCCACGTCCCAAATGGATGAACAGAGCGGAGAAGGAAGTGATGGCGATGCCGATCACCACGGTGGTCAGCAGCGATCCCGGCGCGAACTGCCGAGCCGCGACCGGACCCGCGACAATCAGCGCTCCCATGACCAGAGCAAGGCCCGCTCCCGTGCCAAAAAAGAGGGCTAGCCCGACCGCTACCGGAATGTGGCCGATCAAGGCCAACACCGCGATCTTCTGGGCCCGCACATCGAAGTTTCGTTCAAAATTGGTATCTAAGTTCATATCGTTTAAGCGCTTACAATTGCTTCAATCCAAAAGGGTCCAATCGGGTCCGCAGGCGATCGCTGGTGGGACAGCCATAGACCGGTCGCTCCGGCACCCAGCCGCCCGATCGCAGCGTACGCAGCGTGTCGACGTCGAGAAAACCGCTGGTGGGTCGGGCCATGCCATCGAAATAGGACCCGCTGTAGGCGACTTCGCCATCAGGTCGTAGAATCTGGAAAAACGGCACGCCCTCGGCCCCGTAGCCGGCGCAGAGCGCCTCGGCATCGCCACCGTTGGCCAGAAATCCCGCCTGGCGTAGGCCTTCGAGCGATCCGGGCCTCGCTTCCAGCAACAGCGTTTCCTCAGCGACGTCGCTCAAGGCGCCGCGCCGCTGCAAGTAATCCAACACGCTGCGCGAGCAGGCGCAGCTTTCGCCCAGCACATGCATGATTCTCCATCGCCCATCGAGAGACGAGGAAAGCGGCTGCTTGGCGATCGGCAAACTCGTCAAATGGGCCGCCGAAAAATAGCTCAATGGAATGGAGACCAAGACGATCCACACACCTAGGGCGAACCAAAGCCCCAAGCCTGACTTCGCTCCTTGCCGACGCGTTTTCCCTTTTCCATTCACTCCCATCATAATCGCAGGGAAAACGACTGCGCGCGGCCAGCTGGCGAGCGATTCGTCCCTTCCCAAATCCCAAGACAACATCGGTGAGGAACGATAAGGGTTTAGCGAATTGTTCGTAAAATCCCCCACTATGCTTAGACTCCGCCCTCCCCCGCTGCTTGGCCTTCCTCCAACGGCGATCAGGCGCCGCTAGAAGTAGTTCAACAAAGGGAAACCCATCGGGCTTGAACCTGTCCAAGCTCCTCGCGGGAATCCTGTTACGCAGCTAGCTCGTACTTCGTTCTCGTTCACTTGCTTCCACCCATTCCAACCCTAATCCGCCCATGCGCACGATCGACCGCTCCCTGCTGCTCGCTTCCACCTTCAGCGCCTCAGCTTTCGCCAATCCCGCTCTCACCATCTACAACGATGGTTTCGCCGTAGTGAGGGACTCCCTCGCCATCGACCTAGAACGCGGCGTCAGCACTGTCACCTACAGCGACGCCACCGCCCACCTGGAACCGCAATCCGTAGTGATCCGCGACCCGCAAGGGAGTTTCGACTTCACCGTGCTCGAACAGAACTACCGGGCC from Pelagicoccus sp. SDUM812003 includes the following:
- a CDS encoding MATE family efflux transporter; amino-acid sequence: MKLSFEPAFVRRLLATAIPVCLQTLMFSSRSLADIMMTSHLGVSEVAAVGFSGRIIFVMNLALFGIASGGGVIVSQHWGAKSREGARRSTAISLLLGLPFALLFIALCFGLPEAMVGLASKDAEVIALGGSYLRIAGLMSLPLILGTVFSVALRSIGQAKISMRLSVIGVGSNVLLNYLLIFGHGGFPALGLDGAAYATLISSLLEAACLIAFVYLRKNPLACRWSDLKLGLQSGLWRKVARVSLPLAVNGVVWSMGVLIYNILVGRMGTSQLAVLSMITPIESIIVALYVGIATAASVITGHRLGAEDYSAAWSEGKAFLVWSMMCAVFSCALIWSSRGLILSFYPAIEEETLSEALQVLSALAFVSGFRSINVTVIVGLLRSGGDARFCLGLDIFCQWAVGIVLTYLAAFVWKLPLYMVFLAINSEEFVKVFLCVWRFGSKKWIRNLIKGDDEAVASCPAVS
- a CDS encoding DUF3817 domain-containing protein, translating into MNNAKDRERLERFCKVAFWEGVSYVVLLGIAMPLKYLAGWPDAVKYVGWAHGILFIAYAALLVDAMLRFKWPLTRGALYFVASLLPIAPFLVERQLRGKLRAEA
- a CDS encoding methyl-accepting chemotaxis protein encodes the protein MIFNRLSRSKSSIVKEGPVARAPSAQARPSASGELQERRISDIARASIALSKLAPDLADLASEMAAGAERQAEDATRIANDAQKMAKELEQAMEGLKLSSSSIGEIVDSIKRLANQSKILAINAGIEAANAGKSGRAFEAVAVEVESLAGRTSSATASVGDKVTSIESCIQKAVLAAGLDATQRGDGSSASILALGDKVGSIAAIAEQHSASAMRVAESGSAVRELCEHLLLSVGTFRIQAHRKATRIFDQIASDREIRLGTASSRERRLAELVNQFPIFELMYMTDASGVQQTANVRNDGSKPEREAIGKDWTRRDWFRRACDGRGEATAVSDIYRSVATDSFCFTVSRAILGADGAFEGVLAADVNFSSLLAGE
- a CDS encoding methyl-accepting chemotaxis protein, with the protein product MESDNSRTIGGERKLRQIVNASMQISDAMASVSFAAGDTREINERIMSITAAVEQSASAIEEIAQTTERASAFAGECKSNMGAARRAFRETEEAVGEVATQAETSLQQSLALEKESKEISEIVDIIAGIANQTKMLALNANIEAARAGEAGRGFSVVASEVKNLSLETQAATERIGQTIDRIQTQLGRMVARMQTTQKSALKGKAALIEASDIIDDSCDKMSEIASQAQTTAASVTEQSASLSEITESAAAISSLADKSIVNSEAALDSVSQTESIVEELFQELTDIDQDLLVLYRAQSDHFIWKKHLAELLAGRSALNSMELKDCHQCRLGKWYDKAKDDPRFSANPAFKTLFDPHHKVHELGRVATERYAQSNRRGAIEAYLELEKESQEVVRLLDQLIQDTKRSSSLERS
- a CDS encoding cupin domain-containing protein, which codes for MSDTNEVMVRRAESFPLEKVGAGAGTCRSVMISSEQAPHFALRRFVMEPGGGMPLHTNTVEHEQYILKGSAEVVIGETVYQISEGDVVYIPAGVPHSYKADAEKGFEFLCMVPNKQDVIEIVEPGC
- a CDS encoding methyl-accepting chemotaxis protein, whose amino-acid sequence is MTRLTPRAKIALGFAIVMSAAGVVAFTALYFFTQLEQGVLDLQQTSAASQALIASFGTAYWTVLVLGGAGTVLSLVALFLVARTLNATFGGITESLRATSRSLLSESEQLANSSSNLADGASRQAASLEETSSSLEEMASMTEKNTAHAQEANRLTSQARDAADQGAREMEAMTEAMLGIKTSSDEIGQIVKTIDEIAFQTNILALNAAVEAARAGESGAGFAVVADEVRNLAQRSAQAANETTAKIENAISKTQQGVELTEAVMKRLRAIVEINRQVDSIAEQVAEASMQQSEGIGQLRSSVFDIDQVTQSNAAAAEETASATRALRQKLGQVTDTVDELRHLIGADQIRGGETAAAAAASNRSSRPKGRDAGEDAFASARSSDDLWSELKVD
- a CDS encoding methyl-accepting chemotaxis protein, translated to MNLDTNFERNFDVRAQKIAVLALIGHIPVAVGLALFFGTGAGLALVMGALIVAGPVAARQFAPGSLLTTVVIGIAITSFSALFIHLGRGMIEMHFHVFASLAAIIALASRSAVIAAAATTAIHHVAFFFIAPESLFNYQASLGIVALHAAFVVVTGLPAYYISQRYRSFVKAQAVIAEHLGEIAFSVDEQTGRLSDSSRELAGGASRQAASIEETSASLEQISSSTQSNADSAENAKRLSSNARQIAEKGAEQVATMTRAMQEIRASSDSVAQILKTIDEIAFQTNILALNAAVEAARAGEAGAGFAVVADEVRNLAQRSAVAAQETASKIDDAVTRSRRGVEISEAVASQLEEIFDISKQVDQLVGDITVSSREQSEGLGQVARAMTDIDAVTQASAANAERNEQDAQSLRQLSQRLADALRSIDGILGQEELSNRRGSQPASSRPSAGGSSKADSNQSGLSRFSQEDLVSWN